gccatcctctctcttttttcccccgtTACAGAAAATGGGAGCTGGCCTGGCTGTGGTCCCTCTGATGGGACTTCTGGAGACGGTTGCTATTGCCAAAGCTTTCGGTATGGGCCCCCCAATCTTTCAGCTTCTCTAGGCATTGAGTCAAGGGGGAAATTCACATGGCAGCTAATGGGATTTGGGCTTTGGAAAACCTGTTGCCTTCTAAGGACAGTATGCTTGTAGGGAGGAGGGAATGATGATAAATTTAGGTGCAACATTTATCTTTCAGGCATATTTTATCTCCTCCTTGTTACCTAGCCAATAAAGCCCCCTTAACACCCAGCGATGTGGGAATTACCGGTTTCCATTTGACATAATCCCACAGAGAGGAGCCCTATGATTGACTGCCCCAGTAGAACTGATTACATGGGTCCCATCCAGTGTGCACGGTGAGATGGCATCCCATCCCCACCTAGGTGTTCTTCactctctctgtttctttctgaACCATGGATTAAAGCAGGGATAgaaacctgcttccccaaacttcggccctccagatgttttggactacaattcccatcttcccccgaccactggtcctgctagctagggatcatgggagttgcatgccaaaacatctggagggccgcagtttggggatgcctgccctgtggCTATCTTGGTGTTACTGGACAACAAATCccgttatccctgaccattggccatgctgcccgGAGTTTACGGGAGTTCAAATCCAGCAGTGTTCGGAGGTCTACAGGTTCCCTATCCATGGATTAAAATTAGGGAAATTCCTAAAAGTATTCTCTGACTAAGATTCCTATACCTAGAAAGGCAAAATAACTTTGTTCAGGTAGTAGAACTCTCAGTATAAAAGAGGGTGCAGGGAGCAGAAAACCACAATTTGGGTTCTGCTAGGTGGATCCAGGCCTCTTTCCAGCCCTGTATTTCCAGCCCACACATTTGCAGTGCCTTGTGGAGCTTTTACCCATTAAGAACACCAAAATTTCTAGGTTTCTCGGTCTAACATGTGTTCTCCATTTCCCTTTTCATTCTAGCCTCTCAAAATAACTACCAAATCGACCCCAACCAGGAGCTGTTGGCCATGGGTAAGATTTTTGCATGAACGGATTGGATGCTGTTGGCTGGATGGGATTGAGCCCTTCCACTTTGGAGTTGGGGATGAGCCTGGGAAGGAAGAGCCGAAATTCCCATACAGGAAAATGACTTTATTTCCATAAATTGTTTGAAGCGTCCCTAAGCCAAAGAAGCAGGTCTCCACATCTTTTCTGCCTTTGTTCATTAACCTCTCTCCCTCTGTGGCTTCCAGGTTTCACCAACCTCTTAGGATCCTTCATCTCATCCTTTCCTGTCACAGGGAGCTTTGGCCGGTGAGTGGCTCCTATTGTAGATGATACTTAGCTGCCCAGTGGCCCAGCTTAAATAGTAGTACaagttgcacacacaaaaatagtagTGCAAGGGCATGTGTAAAATCATTTGCTATGGACTCATTTTTCCCACTTGCATAATGGATAGGCAATTTGGGCTCCCTTTATGTTTTTACTGtatgggttttattttgttttgtttttattgacatATATTGCAGTCCATTTCTAGAGACCACTAGGGTTAGTTTAAGCGGAGTATTTAACATCTTCACATAAATAATGATAAGTGCAGGCTGCAGGTAATGCTTGAGACCGAGTCCGAGGTTTTACATGCAGGTCATCTCTCTCGGTGGTCTCTAGAAAGATGCCCTTATTGCAAAATAGCTGGGCTGATAATCCATACTGATAAATAAGTATTTGCTTGTGTGGGGTGTTGTGTGaggtactgtattggcccgaatataagccgtacccgcaaataagctgcacctttaaaattcaagggggggagagaaaaaaagacaatacagtggtacctccacttacgactgtttctacttacgaatggagctccatccgccatcttggatgcggtttagataggattttttctacttacgaatttttagatagggttgctttgacttacaatttttttcgacttacgaatgtgcgttcggaacgcattaaattcataagtagatgtaccactgtactcgaATATAAGCATGTGTGTCTGTCTGAGGTGCTTTCTCACGCACTCAAGGCGTCCAGGCACCGCTGGAGAGAATgacggagggagggggagagcaaacTTGGGCCGCTCATGAGGGGaggtttctcttctctcccctcacaTACAATGTCCGCCTTGACCTGCTCATTTGTGGCCCCACTTCTCAGATTCTTCCCCACCGCCCTCTACCTCACGGGCTGCTGTGGTTTGACCGCagcaatttttgtaaggttgcaaatttaagccgcactttaactttccatggtcggaatttgggggtggtggtggtttatattcgggccaatacagtaatcATTAGCTCTTGTTGTCTCTAGGCTGACTACTGTCCCTTAAATGGTCTAGGGAGGTGAGGGGGCTGTTTTCCGTTCTTGTAACCACAAAGCTTGTTTATGTTGCAGGACAGCAGTGAATGCACAGACAGGTGTTTGTACTCCTGCCGGAGGTCTAATCACAGGTAGGAGCTAGAAGGATGTCTTTGTGCCTGCTGAGTTATTAAGGACTCGTATCTGAGCAGGGATACAGAACTCTGAGGGGCTCACTGTCCTATTTTAATGCCACTTGTCATCCTCTTGTTTACTCACTTTTCCTTGTTTCCTCCATAGGGGCCCTGGTGCTATTGTCTCTAGCCTTCCTTACTTCTGTCTTCTTCTACATTCCCAAGGCTGCGCTGGCAGCTGTCATCATCTGTGCTGTGGCTCCTATGTTTGATGCCAGGATCTTCTACACGTTATGGCAGGTTAAAAGTATGAGCATGAATGTGTCCTCTTCTTCCCATAGCTGAAAAGTTGGGGATCCTGTAATGTTTCCCTAACAATAATGGAGCCGGTTAGAATTCTTTAAAATCTGTCATACGACTTTAACAAAAGTATCATTCATAAATTTAATTTTCTGACTTTCTAATTTTTTAATAATTTGCACAAATAGCCACaccttatttctctcccccccccattttttccaaGATTAGCAGCAGATTTAGAGCTCTGCAAATCTAAGGAGCTTTGAATTGATGTTCATAACTTTTCAAATGCTTAGAGCATTTTTGGATGTGGTGTTCAGAGTTCTTGGATAGGCTGCTTTCAAGTAGTAACGCTGCAGCAGAGCAACAAGGTGGTCACTAGGtttttgtaaatatataaaacagaatGTTTTTCCCATTCTTGTAACTTTTCTGGCTCGGTGAACAGGAACTGAGAGTCCTGTTTCATAGATACTTCTGGGAAGTCATATATTCCTCACTCCATGATCTCCCATCGTAGCACCCCCTGAATTTGAAAAATCTCTCTGTGATGTCcctttcacatttaaaaaaagaatatattctTGGCTATGGAAAGTTACCAACGTAAGGGATGCTGGCATCTGCTGGACAAATGGAGTATCTCCCAAAGTTTAGTGTGTTtccaaaagcagaaataaaatgaCTATACTTTACTTTCAGAACCATGTTCAGCTTTTCATCAGCACAAAACTGCTGATTGTTCATTTGTCTTTGTCCAGAAACATGACAAATGGAATGTAAAGAGACCACTTATTTGATGAAGCACAggttaaaaaaggaaatgaaattctCTATATACTATACAGTACTGAAACTAACCCCATCAAACCCTTGCAGTCTGAGGTATACCGTAGTGAAAATGGAAGCAGGGTGTTCTTTATTTTGAATTAGTTCATTCAGAAGATTATTCATCCCTGGCTCTGCCAatcactggctctggctccaccagtATGCAGCCCTTGACAGACTACCCCTGAGGGGAATGTGGTTCCCGGTAGGAAAGAAATCTGTCTAGTGCATTTTTATGATATGGGATGGGTTCTGGTTCAGTTAATTTTATACAGCAATAATGTGACGGGAAAGGTCTCCCTTACAAACACACCCAGCTCACCCTGAGCTTATtggttaaggaaataaacaactatctgacttttagaagacatctgaaggcaaccctgttttttaatattctattgggagctgcaaagagtggctgggtataaataataaattattattattattgattttatttagcTGTTTGCTTCTCTCCTTCACTGTGCTCTGTGGCAGCCATCTTGCTGCAGGACTGGAAAAGTCTGAGTCCTACCTagtcattcccctcccccttctctctcaggGCTGGACCTGGTGCCCCTGTGTGTAAcgttcttcttctgcttctgggaGGTGCAGTATGGAATCATAGCAGGAGTGCTGGTCTCAGGTATTCTCCTGCTATACCCCATTGCCAGGCCACGGATAAAGGTTTGTTTATGATCCCACTGAGTTAGAATGCAAGAGCTTAGGAGGGAAACTCATAAAACACAGAACAGGTTTACTGCAGTACAGCTCTAATATATGAGATACTGtactagaaaataaataaatcattttttgtATCCAATTGCTACAACTTGCTTGTGACCCTCTTGGAGCTTGAAACTGGAGAATGGTTTCCTTGTGCAATGCACAGTGAAGAGCGCAgcattttttaatgtatatttatATCCAACCCCTTATCTCCTAATCATTTTTTCCCGTATGGCTGAAatatctaatacagtggtacctcggtttatgaacacaattggttctggaagtctgttcataaactgaagcgttcataaactgaagcgaactttcccattgaaagtaatggaaattggattaatccgttccagacaggtccgcggagtactcaacctgaagcgtacttaacccaaagcatgggtgtaattggttccggaagtctgttcataaactgaagcattcataaactgaagcgaactttcccattgaaagtaatggaaagtgaattaatccgttccagatgggtccacagcgttcataaaccgaaaattcatgaaccgaggtgttcataaactgaggttccactgtataggtaaTTGGTGTTGCATGTCCCTTCGCTATGAGAGCCTCTGGGGCATGTTTCCTTTGACTTTCAAAAAGGGAAGGGTGGAAATCGCTGAACAGGAACAAAGCCACACCCTGTTTTCCTCACGGCACTTTTTGGCAACCTTTTTTTGCAGGTCCTGCAGCATGAGCGAGAGATGCTGTTTATACAGCCTGCCGGTGGCCTGTATTTCCCAGCCATTGAGTTCCTGCGGGATACAGTGCGCAAGCGGACTCAGACAGGTAAAATGAAGAACTTAAAAGCTcctggtgtggtggtggctgtgagGAATTGAATTGGCTCCAGAAGTGAAGGCCTCTTGCCATCTGAACAAAAGGACCAAACCGCTTGGGGCAGTAATATTTGCATAGAATGGTGTCTTAGGGACACAAGTGTTGATGACCTGTTCAAGAGGAACTAATATTCCTGGCCCTACGAgtgcctctgggggggggggggagaagaagtgaGGTCTATGCTTGAGCCCCTCACCCCACCCATGAATTCCAATAAGGAAACAAACTCCATCCTCTTGTAATTTGGCATTTGATTAAAGGCTCATGGTGCACAGGGAGATACAGCGTGTTCCAGATGTGGGAGAATTCTGACTAGCATCTCCTCAACCCAAACTGATAAAGCAGGCAACATGGGGCTACCAGCTCTTGTAAGATTCCAGCTATTCTGGGAGTTCATGGGGCCACTAACCTGCCATACTGCATTTTGACAGTAGCGAAGGTGGAAGCGGGAAGTTGTTAATGGTACTATATTCCTGGCCAAGCCTTAGTTCCCACCTGCTGCCAGATAGTCTCAGAATATCCTGTTTTCTCCTAACACACCAGCTGTGGGGAGGACTAGTGCAGCCCAAGGGTCAAGGAAGCTTGCAGTTAGTGGGGTCATGGCTTGAAATTGACCATTGGCCCGAACTCTCTTGGTGTGAGTAGCTGCCCTGTCTGCGTTCGCCCTTTCTTGAGCACGATGTTTCTTGATTACCTTCAGAGTCTTGCCTGTGCCACATCATTCTGGACTGCACCCACATCAGCAGCATTGATTACACAGCAGTCCTGGGCCTGTCTGAGCTGCTCCAGGAATTGCAGCATAGGAGACTCTCTCTGGTGTTTATTGGCTTGCAGGTAGGTGGGTGAGAACTGCAACCTCAGAGGAGCAATCACACACTGTGGCTGGATTTTGTGAAACAAACTGAGCAGGCTTAAGACCCAGCACTCATCTTTGTTTAGCGGTAGAGTATGTTGCTTTGCATGTAGCaagtaccaggttcaatccctggcatatttctctctctctctctctttctctttaaagGATATTGGGAGCTGCATAGCTTGAGACCTTGGGGAGTTGCTTCcattcagagtagacaacactagATTAGATTAACCAGTTACCTGATTCTACAATAAGTTTCTAAAAACATGAAACTCCCAACATCTTCCTCTAAATACAGCCCACCcatttaaaaaagtgtgtgtgtgtgtgtgtgtgtgtgtgtgtgtgtgtgtgtttgccagtACAGTACTGTCTATTGTGCCTGGATCACTGTGTTCCCTAAATATCAGCCGGAGGATCCTTCTAACCAGACATGCAAGGGtcatgtgaggggcaagggatatcgcgaagcccctcccctcctgagttccagcccagccccgagcgaggctgaaaagagggaaagctccagctcaagtggggaaacaggaagtggtgtccaaggctctggcagggtagaagagccatcatcccaggtgggacaggaagggggaaggaaggggggcaggccagtccccccaactccggaacttcgcagaaagcgtcgggggaagaggatgggtctccccaagttgttatgctggcgcaagacgcgccaaaagccacttggaggttctgattcaagctgaacagatgtgtctttgtaaatagcactgccattagcactgtaaatgctcagcaccaataaaagacaaaatgcagagctgtgtagagttgttactctgaagtagccttctccggccaccgtgacaggtcAGGACATATAAAAGCTTGGATGTAACTCTACCTTTGAGCAGTGGACCATCTCCATCCATCCAGGGTCCTTCTAGTCTTTGAGATCTTCAGGGGCTTCCCTGAATGCTTTGGGACAAGTTGGAATATGACTGACCAATTCTTATCATTCCTGTCCACAGAAACATGTTCTCAAAGTCTTCCTGGCTGCTGGTCTGGAAGGATTGCGTCATTTCCCCAACCTGAAGGATGCAGGTGAGCAGTGTCGGGCATTTTCTTGTGCCAGTGTCCTTGTAATGGTGTTTGGTGTCCTAGAGCTACCCGGTGCCTCTTAGTCCTGTGGCCAGATGCAGCACCAAGACAATGGGCATTTGGGGCAGAGTTCCTTCTGGTGGGAGGTGGAATGGGGCTCCCTGCATCTCTTtgatctctgatgaaaatggctAGTCTCACTTTTCCTTTATCAGGGCTTTCATCCTATGAGGGAAGGCTGTAACCTCTGGCCAACATCATTCCCTTGCTTCTGCACTTTCCCTCAAACATTAAGCCTTTTGAATGAATGCCTTGTTGGTCTTCATGGAACCTCatctcccatttctctctctctctctcttttaaccacAGGTGGGATTTGACTTGTGAAAACATAAAATGAATCACGGTCTTAACAAAATGCATCTTACCCCGCTTTTGTCTCTTTTGCAGAGAAGAGCCTTGAAGAGGAACTGAGCCATGCCGGTGAAGCCTTGTTGGATGACAGTGACAGCATACTGCCAACATCTGGGATCATCCAGTGAGGATACAGAAGTAATAGATGCCTGTGACCAAACAATAGAAGTGACCCAGGCTTGACAGTGAAGCTTTCGGGCCATGAACATTTTGGAGCGTGAACATTAGGTGGCAGATGTTCTGTACCCTTATTCATGCATTTTCAGACATCGCACAACTTGAATTCAGAAGTTGCTCCCACTCCGGGACTGTTCAGTGTGAAGAATAGTAACCTCTTTACCTCCTTCATGTGTATGAAATCTGAATCTGTAAAAaagcacaaggtcacccagtgtttCAGAACTCTGGGGCAGCAGAATTGAAGTAACCATGGGATCTTGGGGCTTCTAGATTGAAGGGTGGTTACCTTTGATGATTTCTAATGTACATTGGATTTGAGTAGCATACTTAAGGGAACACTAATAAGGAAAGGGAATTAAGAAaataaagcactttttaaaaaatggaaatatgcCAGGGTGAATGAGACCAGTCTGTGTGGTGTACATCATGAACTAGGAGTATTTCAGTTGTGTGTAATCCATAAAGATTCCCTCCCACATGGCTATCCCCTCCCCATGGGTTTTATTGGCCACTAAGCTGACATAACACACTGTGATTGGTGCTTTCATTGGCAGCATTGCAAGTAAAATGAGGAACCAGAGCGTAGCTCTAATCTTTAACTGGGGAAAGAACAGTGCAAGTCCTAAGAGTGATTGCTTCTTCCCACCACTGTGACTTCCGAATGGTCCACTGGAGCTCACCAATGTGTTGCAGGAGAGACTCCAAGCTGAGAGAAGGCAGTTTAGCTCATGGGTTTTCAGAAGTTTGATCTCATGGGTCAGGGCTTGAAATCTGACCAGTTGGTCCTAACCAGAATTCTATTGGCAAAAATAGCTACAACTTAATTGAGTACACTGTTTGCCTTCAGCATCTCCACTGCTGTTGTGGATTGCACCCATGTGACTTAGTGATAGGTGCTTATGGGAGAGGAAGCAAATTGACAGGgcagggggaaatgggaaaggaaaGCCAGCCCTGCTTTAGCTCCCACACAGCAATGGCAAATTAAAAGGCATAGGAGGAAACTTTGGCATCTAACCTTACTAATTTTACAAACTGGCCCTAGCCAAAGAGAAATACCCCCCCCAGTGTAAAAATTGCAATAGTTAATTAGTTTAAATGAGCACTacatattttgaataaataatgCGTGTGTCTTAGCTAGATATAAGTTGCCAGAGGAAGTTGTGATTTGATAGAAAGTTCAGATATGTGTCTCTAAGGGGCATGTGTCAGGACACAAGCCTGCTATCAGAACAGGAAGCAAAGCAACTCACTGTTTGGAAGTGCTGAAGCATGTTATGAGAGTGGTGGGGACACCGTGCAGGCACTACACCCCCTGATTAGAAAGCATATTCAGTTATAATTCAGAGAGGAATTTTGGCTTCTACTCTTAATGCATCTGACCTTCTGGATATGATGATCTTTTTTTAATACACTGCTGAGTAAGGAACAGGTGGTGAAGTTTCTGAGAAGCTATGTCGTTTCATCGTGTTTTAGTTTCACTTCCACTCGGTTCTCAGGAAGAGGTTTAACAAAGCACATGAACAAAATGGCATGGAAAGTTGACATAGCAGGCTGGGCTAGTTTTTTTCTAGCCCAGCATTTTCTATTCCAACTGTCAATGGTCTcaaaactgttttattttgtcCTCTTAAGTGGAGATGCCAAGCATTGACTCTGGGACGTTTTACTGTACCTACAAAAGTGCATGCCTTCTCTTCTTGGTTATACTTCTTCCCTGTGTACCCTTACAGCTTCATTGTATTATcttgggctgtgtacacattgccaATTTAAAATGAAGCCAGATCGttctttttctccatttggatcaaagctggtgcttggtttgtttggggggggggatgcatcagGACCCAGGTTTCTTTTATAATAAATTACAGGATAGATACGGAACGGATATGGATTGTGGCCAATGTTGTGTATACAGTACACTGCTTCTCAAACCATCAGTTGACAGCGCACTGGATGCAGAGCAAATGTGAGTGTGTACACAGTCACATCGTTATCCCCTCCCCATGGGGTTTATTGGCTACTAAGCTGACATAACACACTATGGTTGGTGCTTCCATTGGTAGCATTGCAAGTGGAATGAGGAACCAGAGCATAGCTCTAATCTTTCACTGGGGAAAGAACAATGCAAGTCTCAAGATTGATTGCTTCTTCCCACCACTGTGACTTCCGAATGGTCCACTGCAGCTCACCAATATGTTGCAGAAGAGACTCCAAGCTGAGAGAAGGCAGTTTAGCTCATGGGTTTTCAGAAGTTTGATCTCATGGGTCAGGGCTTGAAATCTGACCAGTTGGTCCTAACCAGAATTCTATTGGCAAAAATAGCTACAACTTAATTGAGTACACTTTGCCTTCAGCATCTCCAATGCTCGGTATTGTTGTGGATTTCACCCATGTGAACTTAGTGATAGGTGCCTATGGGAGAGGAAGCAAATTGACAGGgcagggggaaatgggaaaggaaaGCCAGCCCTGCTTTAGCTCCCACACAGCAATGGCAAATTAAAAGCCATAGGAGGAAACTTTGGCATCTAACCTTACTAATTTTACAAACTGGCCCTAGCCAAAGAGAAATACCTCCCAATGTAAAAATTACAATAGTTAATTAGTTTAAATGAGTACTacatattttgaataaataatgTGTGTCTCTTAGCTAGATGTAAGTTGCCGGAGGAAGTTGTGGTTTGATAGAAAGTTTAGATATGTGTCTCTGAGGGGCATGTGTCAGGACACAAGCCTGCTATCAGAACAGGAAGCAAAGCAACTCACTGTTTGGAAGTGCTGAAGCATGTTAAGAGAGTGGTGGGGACACCGTGCAGGCACTACACCCCCTGATTAGAAAGCATTTTCAGTTATAATTCAGAGAGGAATTTTGGCTTCTACTCTTAATGCATCTGACCTTCTGGATATGATGATCTTTTTTTAATACACTGCTGAGTAAGGAACAGGTGGTGAAGTTTCTGAGAAGCTATGTCGTTTCATCGTGTTTTAGTTTCACTTCCACTCGGTTCTCAGGAAGAGATTTAACAAACCACATGAAAAAAATGGCATGGAAGGTTGACATAGCAGGCTATAGGCTATTTGTTTTTCTAGCCCAACATTTTCTATTCCAACCGACAGTGGTCTcaaaactgttttattttgttctctaaGTGGAGATGCCAAGCATTGACTCTGGGACGTTTTATTGTACCTACAAAAGTGCATGCCTTCTCTTCTTGGTTATACTTCTTCCCTGTGTACCCTTACAGCTTCATTGCATTATCTTGGGCTGTGTACACCTTGCCAATTTAAAATGAAGCCAGATTGttctttt
Above is a window of Zootoca vivipara chromosome 2, rZooViv1.1, whole genome shotgun sequence DNA encoding:
- the SLC26A11 gene encoding sodium-independent sulfate anion transporter; its protein translation is MAERSHECRERCYGIIQKRLPVLRWLPKYSLQWLQLDLVAGLTVGLTVVPQALAYAALAGLPVQYGLYSSFMGCFVYCLLGTSKDVTLGPTAIMSLLVSSYAFHDPSYAILLTFLSGCIQLAMGLLHLGFLLDFISYPVIKGFTSAAAVTIGFNQVKTLLGLQNIPRQFILQVYYTFCRIGETRVADAVLGLFCLTALTGLQQMKKSIPKASQMEPLFVRISQLVVWTTATVRNALVVLFAGLVAYSFQVTGSQPFTLTGFTPQGLPSFQLPPFSEVTPNGTVSFGGMVQKMGAGLAVVPLMGLLETVAIAKAFASQNNYQIDPNQELLAMGFTNLLGSFISSFPVTGSFGRTAVNAQTGVCTPAGGLITGALVLLSLAFLTSVFFYIPKAALAAVIICAVAPMFDARIFYTLWQVKRLDLVPLCVTFFFCFWEVQYGIIAGVLVSGILLLYPIARPRIKVLQHEREMLFIQPAGGLYFPAIEFLRDTVRKRTQTESCLCHIILDCTHISSIDYTAVLGLSELLQELQHRRLSLVFIGLQKHVLKVFLAAGLEGLRHFPNLKDAEKSLEEELSHAGEALLDDSDSILPTSGIIQ